A genomic segment from Neobacillus sp. YX16 encodes:
- the rplB gene encoding 50S ribosomal protein L2: MAIKKYKPTSNGRRGMTVSDFAEITTSTPEKSLLAPLKRKGGRNNQGKLTVRHQGGGHKRSYRIIDFKRNKDGIPGRVATIEYDPNRSANIALINYVDGEKRYIIAPKNLVVGMEVMSGPEADIKVGNSLPLVNIPVGTVVHNIELKPGKGGQLVRSAGTSAQVLGKEGKYVLVRLNSGEVRMILAECRATIGQVGNEQHELINIGKAGRSRWLGKRPTVRGSVMNPNDHPHGGGEGRSPIGRKSPMSPWGKPTLGFKTRKKKNKSDKFIVRRRKK; this comes from the coding sequence ATGGCGATTAAAAAGTACAAACCTACCTCTAATGGTCGTCGCGGTATGACAGTTTCTGATTTCGCTGAAATCACAACTAGCACACCAGAGAAATCTCTATTAGCTCCATTAAAGAGAAAAGGCGGCCGTAATAACCAAGGTAAGTTAACTGTTCGTCATCAAGGTGGCGGCCATAAGCGTTCATACCGTATCATTGACTTTAAACGTAACAAAGATGGCATTCCTGGACGCGTTGCCACAATCGAGTACGATCCTAACCGTTCCGCAAATATTGCATTAATCAATTATGTAGATGGTGAAAAGCGTTATATCATAGCTCCTAAAAACCTAGTAGTAGGTATGGAAGTTATGTCTGGCCCAGAGGCAGATATTAAAGTAGGTAATTCATTACCATTAGTAAATATCCCTGTTGGTACTGTGGTACACAACATCGAATTAAAACCTGGTAAAGGCGGCCAATTGGTTCGTTCTGCTGGTACATCTGCACAGGTTTTAGGTAAAGAAGGTAAATACGTACTTGTACGTTTAAATTCTGGTGAAGTTCGAATGATTCTTGCTGAGTGCCGTGCAACTATCGGTCAAGTAGGTAACGAACAACACGAACTTATTAACATTGGTAAAGCAGGACGCTCACGCTGGTTAGGCAAACGCCCAACAGTTCGTGGATCTGTAATGAACCCTAACGATCACCCACACGGTGGTGGTGAAGGACGTTCACCAATCGGACGTAAGTCACCAATGTCTCCATGGGGTAAACCAACTCTTGGATTCAAAACTCGTAAGAAAAAGAATAAATCCGACAAGTTCATTGTACGTCGTCGTAAAAAATAA
- the rpsL gene encoding 30S ribosomal protein S12, translated as MPTINQLVRKPRQAITEKSKSPALNKGYNSFKKSQTNVSSPQKRGVCTRVGTMTPKKPNSALRKYARVRLTNGIEVTAYIPGIGHNLQEHSVVLIRGGRVKDLPGVRYHIVRGALDTAGVNNRMQGRSKYGTKRPKAAKK; from the coding sequence ATGCCAACTATTAACCAATTAGTGCGCAAACCTCGTCAAGCAATTACTGAAAAGTCGAAGTCTCCTGCGCTAAACAAAGGTTACAACAGCTTCAAAAAATCACAAACTAATGTATCTTCACCACAAAAACGAGGAGTATGTACTCGTGTTGGTACAATGACTCCAAAGAAACCGAACTCAGCGTTACGTAAATATGCTCGTGTACGTTTGACAAACGGTATTGAGGTGACTGCATACATTCCTGGTATTGGTCACAATCTCCAAGAACATAGTGTTGTTCTTATTCGTGGAGGACGTGTAAAAGACTTACCAGGTGTACGTTATCACATCGTACGTGGTGCTCTTGATACGGCTGGTGTTAACAACCGTATGCAAGGTCGTTCTAAATATGGTACTAAGAGACCAAAAGCAGCTAAGAAGTAA
- the fusA gene encoding elongation factor G has translation MAREFSLANTRNIGIMAHIDAGKTTTTERVLYYTGKIHKIGETHEGASQMDWMEQEQERGITITSAATTASWKGHRVNIIDTPGHVDFTVEVERSLRVLDGAVAVLDAQSGVEPQTETVWRQATTYGVPRVVFVNKMDKIGADFLYSVRTIHDRLQANAHPIQLPIGAEDEFSAIIDLVEMNAVFYGNDLGTDIEVREIPEEYLSLAEEWREKLVEAVAELDEELTEKYLSGEEITKEELKAAIRKGTVNVEFYPVICGSAFKNKGVQLMLDAVIDYLPSPLDVPAIKGHAPDDEEEVLERHSSDEEPFSALAFKVMTDPYVGKLTFFRVYSGTLESGSYVQNSTKGKRERVGRILQMHANSRQEISKVFAGDIAAAVGLKDTTTGDTLCDDKNLVILESMNFPEPVIQLSVEPKSKADQDKMTTALQKLQEEDPTFRAHTDQETGQVIIAGMGELHLDILVDRMRREFKVEANVGAPQVAYRETFRESAQVEGKFARQSGGRGQYGHVWIEFSPNDEGKGFEFVNGIVGGVVPREYIPAVQAGLEDSLNRGVLAGYPLVDIKARLFDGSYHDVDSSEMAFKIAASMALKNAASKCKPVILEPMMRVEVVIPEEYLGDIMGQITARRGRVEGMEARGNAQVVRAQVPLSEMFGYATALRSSTQGRGVFSMHFDHYEEVPKSVSEEIIKKNKGE, from the coding sequence ATGGCAAGAGAGTTCTCCTTAGCAAACACTCGTAATATCGGTATCATGGCACACATTGATGCTGGTAAAACGACGACCACTGAGCGTGTTCTTTATTACACTGGTAAGATTCATAAAATCGGTGAAACACATGAAGGTGCTTCTCAGATGGACTGGATGGAGCAAGAACAAGAACGCGGAATCACGATTACTTCCGCAGCAACAACTGCATCGTGGAAAGGTCACCGCGTAAACATCATCGACACTCCGGGACACGTAGACTTCACTGTTGAAGTTGAACGTTCCCTGCGTGTACTTGATGGAGCGGTAGCTGTACTTGATGCACAGTCAGGTGTTGAACCTCAAACTGAAACAGTTTGGCGTCAAGCAACAACTTACGGTGTTCCACGTGTAGTATTTGTAAACAAAATGGACAAAATTGGTGCAGACTTCTTGTATTCTGTTAGAACAATTCATGACCGTTTGCAAGCAAATGCACACCCAATTCAGTTGCCAATCGGTGCTGAAGATGAGTTCTCTGCAATCATTGACCTTGTAGAAATGAATGCAGTATTCTACGGTAATGACTTAGGTACTGATATTGAAGTACGTGAGATTCCTGAAGAGTATCTATCTTTAGCTGAAGAGTGGCGTGAAAAGTTAGTTGAAGCAGTAGCAGAACTTGATGAAGAGTTAACTGAAAAATACCTTAGTGGTGAAGAAATCACTAAAGAAGAGCTAAAAGCAGCTATTCGTAAAGGTACTGTTAATGTAGAATTCTACCCTGTTATTTGTGGATCTGCTTTCAAAAACAAAGGTGTTCAGTTAATGTTAGATGCCGTTATTGATTATCTTCCATCTCCATTAGATGTTCCTGCAATCAAGGGTCATGCTCCGGATGATGAAGAAGAAGTCCTTGAACGTCATTCAAGTGATGAAGAGCCGTTTTCAGCTCTTGCATTTAAAGTTATGACAGACCCTTATGTTGGTAAATTAACGTTCTTCCGTGTTTACTCTGGTACTTTAGAATCTGGATCTTATGTTCAGAACTCTACTAAAGGAAAACGTGAACGTGTTGGACGTATCCTGCAAATGCATGCAAACAGCCGCCAAGAAATCTCAAAAGTTTTCGCGGGTGACATTGCTGCAGCAGTAGGTTTGAAAGATACAACTACTGGTGATACGCTGTGTGATGATAAGAACCTTGTTATTCTTGAGTCAATGAACTTCCCTGAACCAGTAATTCAACTTTCTGTTGAACCAAAATCAAAGGCTGACCAAGATAAAATGACAACTGCATTGCAAAAGCTACAAGAAGAAGATCCAACCTTCCGTGCACATACTGATCAGGAAACTGGACAGGTTATCATTGCCGGTATGGGAGAGCTTCACCTTGATATCTTAGTAGATCGTATGCGTCGTGAATTCAAAGTAGAAGCTAATGTAGGTGCTCCACAAGTTGCCTACCGTGAAACATTCCGTGAATCAGCACAAGTAGAAGGTAAGTTCGCACGCCAATCTGGTGGTCGTGGACAATACGGACACGTTTGGATTGAATTCTCACCAAATGATGAAGGTAAAGGCTTCGAATTTGTAAACGGTATTGTTGGTGGTGTTGTTCCTCGTGAATACATCCCTGCAGTTCAAGCTGGTCTTGAAGATTCCTTGAATCGTGGAGTTCTTGCTGGATATCCTTTAGTTGATATTAAGGCGAGATTATTCGATGGTTCTTACCATGATGTTGACTCCTCTGAAATGGCATTTAAGATTGCCGCATCTATGGCACTAAAAAATGCTGCTTCAAAGTGTAAGCCTGTTATCCTAGAGCCTATGATGAGGGTTGAAGTTGTAATCCCTGAAGAGTATTTAGGTGATATCATGGGACAAATCACTGCACGACGCGGACGTGTTGAAGGTATGGAAGCTCGTGGTAACGCACAAGTTGTACGTGCACAGGTTCCACTTTCAGAAATGTTTGGTTATGCAACAGCACTTCGTTCTAGTACACAAGGTCGTGGAGTATTCTCTATGCACTTTGATCACTATGAAGAAGTTCCAAAATCAGTTTCTGAAGAAATTATCAAAAAAAATAAAGGTGAATAA
- the rplW gene encoding 50S ribosomal protein L23 — MDARDIIKRPVITERSTDLMAEKKYTFEVDVRANKTQVKDAIVEIFGVDVEKVNIMNYKGKFKRMGKFGGYTNKRRKAIVKLTADSKEIEFFEA; from the coding sequence ATGGATGCACGCGATATCATTAAGCGCCCCGTTATCACTGAACGTTCTACTGACCTTATGGCTGAAAAGAAATATACGTTTGAAGTTGATGTGAGAGCTAACAAAACTCAAGTTAAAGATGCGATTGTTGAAATCTTTGGCGTAGATGTTGAAAAAGTTAACATCATGAACTATAAAGGTAAATTCAAGCGCATGGGTAAATTCGGTGGTTACACAAACAAACGTCGTAAAGCAATTGTAAAACTAACTGCTGATAGCAAAGAAATCGAATTCTTTGAAGCATAA
- the rpoC gene encoding DNA-directed RNA polymerase subunit beta' produces the protein MLDVNNFEYMKIGLASPDKIRSWSFGEVKKPETINYRTLKPEKDGLFCERIFGPTKDWECHCGKYKRVRYKGVVCDRCGVEVTRAKVRRERMGHIELAAPVSHIWYFKGIPSRMGLVLDMSPRALEEIIYFASYVVTESGDTALDKKQLLSEKEYRAYREKYGNKFQAAMGAEAIKKLLSDIDLNKEVDALKEELKTAQGQRRTRAIKRLEVLEAFRNSGNEPSWMILDVLPVIPPELRPMVQLDGGRFATSDLNDLYRRVINRNNRLKRLLDLGAPSIIVQNEKRMLQEAVDALIDNGRRGRPVTGPGNRPLKSLSHMLKGKQGRFRQNLLGKRVDYSGRSVIVVGPNLKMYQCGLPKEMALELFKPFVMKELVEKGLAHNIKSAKRKIERVSPEVWDVLEDVIREHPVLLNRAPTLHRLGIQAFEPTLVEGRAIRLHPLVCTAYNADFDGDQMAVHVPLSSEAQAEARLLMLAAQNILNPKDGKPVVTPSQDMVLGNYYLTLEREGVVGEGMIFKDTNEALVAYQNGYVHLHTRVAVHAGSLGNETLTEEQNNKLLITTVGKLIFNEILPKSFPYINEPTRQNLEVETPANYFVEKGEDVRARIKEMPLVDPFKKKILGNIIAEVFKRFKITETSKMLDRMKDLGFKYSTKAGITVGVADIVVLPEKQEILHEAQSKVDNVMKQFRRGLITEDERYDRVIAIWSAAKDTIQGKLMKSLNKTNPIFMMSDSGARGNASNFTQLAGMRGLMANPAGRIIELPIKSSFREGLTVLEYFISTHGARKGLADTALKTADSGYLTRRLVDVAQDVIVREDDCGTDRGLLIRSLKDGTEVIEGLDERLIGRYARNPIRHPETKEVLVPENGLITEDLSEIIVGAGIEEVKIRSAFTCNTRHGVCKKCYGRNLATGQEVEVGEAVGIIAAQSIGEPGTQLTMRTFHTGGVAGDDITQGLPRIQEIFEARNPKGVAVISEIDGVVVGINEGRDRQHEIIVQGEIESRTYNAPYTARLKVAVNDPIVMGQELTEGSIDPKELIKVKDVNAVQEYLLREVQKVYRMQGVEIGDKHVEVMVRQMMRKVRVSDAGETDVLPGTLLDIHQFTDANEKALLAGKLPATGRPVLLGITKASLETDSFLSAASFQETTRVLTDAAIKGKRDELLGLKENVIIGKLVPAGTGMQRYRKAEPVLRDTTSEETVTID, from the coding sequence ACCATTAACTATCGTACATTGAAGCCTGAAAAGGATGGTTTATTCTGTGAGAGGATTTTTGGTCCTACAAAGGACTGGGAATGTCACTGTGGAAAATATAAACGCGTCCGTTACAAAGGTGTAGTGTGTGACCGATGTGGTGTTGAAGTAACACGAGCAAAGGTTCGTCGTGAACGTATGGGTCATATTGAGCTTGCAGCTCCTGTCTCTCATATATGGTACTTTAAAGGAATCCCTAGCCGAATGGGATTAGTTTTAGATATGTCTCCAAGGGCATTAGAAGAAATTATTTATTTTGCTTCTTATGTTGTAACAGAATCAGGCGATACAGCTCTTGATAAGAAACAACTGTTATCAGAAAAAGAATATCGTGCATACCGTGAAAAGTACGGAAATAAATTCCAAGCTGCTATGGGTGCTGAGGCAATTAAGAAGCTTCTATCTGATATCGATTTAAATAAAGAAGTTGACGCATTAAAAGAAGAATTAAAAACAGCCCAAGGTCAGCGTCGTACTCGTGCAATTAAGCGCCTTGAAGTGTTGGAAGCATTCCGTAACTCTGGAAATGAACCATCATGGATGATTCTTGATGTTCTTCCTGTTATTCCTCCAGAACTTCGTCCGATGGTACAGTTGGATGGAGGAAGGTTCGCTACATCTGATTTAAATGATTTATACCGTCGAGTAATCAATCGGAATAATCGTTTAAAGCGTTTGTTGGATCTTGGGGCACCAAGCATTATCGTTCAAAATGAGAAGCGGATGCTTCAAGAGGCAGTAGATGCACTCATTGATAATGGTCGTCGCGGCCGTCCGGTAACAGGCCCAGGTAACCGTCCATTAAAGTCACTTTCCCATATGTTAAAAGGGAAGCAAGGTCGTTTCCGTCAAAACTTACTTGGTAAACGTGTTGACTACTCTGGCCGTTCCGTTATCGTTGTTGGTCCAAACTTAAAAATGTACCAATGCGGTCTTCCAAAAGAAATGGCTCTTGAATTATTTAAGCCATTCGTAATGAAGGAACTAGTAGAAAAAGGTTTAGCCCATAATATTAAATCTGCTAAGCGTAAGATTGAAAGAGTTTCTCCTGAGGTTTGGGATGTCCTTGAAGATGTTATCCGTGAGCACCCAGTTTTATTAAACCGTGCCCCAACACTTCATAGATTAGGGATTCAGGCATTTGAACCAACACTTGTTGAAGGAAGAGCGATTCGCCTTCATCCTCTTGTATGTACTGCATACAATGCGGACTTTGACGGTGACCAAATGGCTGTTCACGTTCCACTTTCATCTGAAGCACAAGCAGAAGCTAGACTGTTAATGCTTGCTGCCCAAAACATTTTGAACCCTAAAGATGGTAAGCCGGTTGTTACACCTTCTCAGGATATGGTACTAGGTAACTATTATCTAACTCTTGAAAGAGAAGGCGTTGTCGGAGAGGGTATGATTTTTAAAGATACAAATGAAGCGTTAGTTGCATATCAAAATGGCTATGTTCACCTACACACTCGTGTCGCTGTCCATGCTGGTTCATTAGGAAATGAAACTTTGACAGAAGAACAAAATAATAAATTACTGATTACAACGGTTGGTAAACTAATATTTAATGAAATTCTTCCTAAATCTTTCCCGTATATCAATGAACCTACTAGACAAAACTTAGAGGTTGAAACCCCAGCAAATTACTTTGTTGAAAAAGGTGAAGATGTTAGAGCTAGAATTAAAGAAATGCCATTAGTGGATCCGTTCAAGAAGAAAATCCTTGGTAATATCATCGCAGAAGTATTTAAGCGATTCAAAATTACTGAAACGTCTAAAATGCTAGACCGTATGAAGGACTTAGGATTTAAATACTCTACAAAAGCAGGTATTACCGTCGGTGTTGCTGATATCGTCGTATTACCGGAAAAGCAAGAAATTCTTCACGAGGCACAAAGTAAAGTAGATAACGTTATGAAGCAGTTCCGTCGCGGTTTAATAACTGAGGACGAACGTTATGATCGCGTTATTGCTATATGGAGTGCTGCGAAGGACACCATTCAAGGAAAACTAATGAAATCCTTGAATAAAACGAATCCGATTTTCATGATGAGTGATTCCGGAGCCCGTGGTAATGCATCTAACTTTACGCAGCTTGCGGGTATGCGTGGATTGATGGCCAACCCGGCTGGACGTATCATTGAGTTACCAATCAAGTCAAGTTTCCGTGAAGGTCTGACCGTTTTGGAATACTTTATTTCTACACACGGTGCTCGTAAAGGTCTTGCTGATACTGCCTTGAAAACGGCTGACTCTGGTTACTTAACACGTCGTCTCGTTGACGTAGCACAAGATGTTATTGTCCGTGAAGATGATTGTGGAACGGATCGTGGTTTATTAATCCGTTCATTGAAAGATGGTACCGAAGTTATCGAGGGATTGGATGAACGCTTAATTGGCCGTTATGCTCGTAACCCAATTAGACATCCTGAAACGAAGGAAGTCCTAGTACCTGAAAATGGACTTATCACTGAGGACCTTTCTGAAATAATCGTGGGAGCTGGAATTGAAGAAGTTAAAATTCGTTCTGCCTTTACATGTAATACCCGTCATGGTGTATGTAAGAAGTGTTATGGCCGTAACCTGGCTACAGGTCAAGAAGTTGAAGTTGGGGAAGCAGTTGGAATCATTGCTGCCCAATCAATTGGTGAACCTGGTACACAGTTAACAATGCGTACATTCCATACTGGCGGTGTTGCAGGAGACGATATCACTCAAGGTTTACCACGTATTCAAGAAATATTTGAAGCGCGTAATCCTAAAGGGGTTGCGGTTATTTCTGAAATTGATGGTGTGGTTGTTGGAATTAATGAAGGTCGTGATCGCCAGCATGAAATTATTGTTCAAGGTGAGATTGAATCACGTACTTATAATGCTCCATATACAGCACGCTTGAAAGTGGCAGTTAATGATCCAATTGTCATGGGTCAGGAATTAACAGAAGGTTCTATTGATCCTAAAGAGTTAATCAAGGTAAAAGACGTTAATGCTGTTCAAGAATATCTGTTACGTGAAGTTCAAAAGGTTTACCGTATGCAGGGTGTTGAAATTGGCGATAAGCACGTAGAAGTAATGGTTCGTCAAATGATGCGTAAGGTCCGCGTAAGTGATGCGGGTGAAACAGATGTACTTCCAGGGACTCTGTTAGATATCCACCAATTCACAGATGCAAACGAAAAAGCATTGTTAGCTGGAAAATTACCTGCTACAGGTCGTCCAGTATTACTCGGTATTACGAAAGCGTCGCTTGAAACAGATTCATTCTTGTCTGCCGCATCCTTCCAAGAAACAACAAGAGTTCTTACTGATGCAGCAATTAAAGGCAAGCGCGATGAATTGCTAGGCTTAAAAGAAAATGTTATCATCGGTAAGCTTGTTCCAGCAGGAACAGGAATGCAGCGCTACCGCAAAGCAGAGCCTGTTTTAAGGGACACGACTTCTGAAGAAACAGTAACAATTGATTAA
- the rpsJ gene encoding 30S ribosomal protein S10 has protein sequence MAKQKIRIRLKAYDHRILDQSAEKIVETAKRSGAAVSGPIPLPTEKTIYTILRAVHKYKDSREQFEQRTHKRLIDIVNPTPQTVDALMRLDLPSGVDIEIKL, from the coding sequence ATGGCAAAACAAAAGATTCGTATCCGTTTAAAAGCTTATGATCACAGAATTCTTGATCAGTCTGCAGAAAAAATCGTTGAAACAGCAAAGCGTTCTGGTGCAGCCGTTTCAGGTCCGATTCCACTTCCGACTGAAAAAACAATTTATACCATTCTTCGTGCGGTTCATAAGTACAAGGATTCTCGTGAGCAATTCGAACAACGGACACATAAGCGTCTAATCGATATCGTTAACCCAACACCACAAACTGTTGATGCGTTGATGCGTTTAGATTTACCATCCGGTGTTGATATTGAAATTAAACTTTAG
- a CDS encoding 50S ribosomal protein L7ae-like protein — protein MSYEKVYQATKIVIGTKQAVKALKDGTAYELIIASDAEAKVTAAVVKLAQEVNIPIIYVDSMKKLGKACGIEVGASTVAIIR, from the coding sequence ATGTCTTATGAAAAAGTATACCAGGCAACTAAGATTGTTATAGGAACAAAACAAGCAGTAAAAGCACTGAAGGATGGAACAGCATATGAGCTGATCATTGCGAGTGACGCTGAAGCGAAAGTAACAGCTGCGGTAGTGAAACTAGCTCAAGAAGTGAACATCCCAATTATCTATGTTGACTCGATGAAAAAACTCGGGAAAGCATGTGGAATAGAAGTTGGTGCTTCAACTGTAGCAATTATCCGTTAA
- the rplC gene encoding 50S ribosomal protein L3, with protein sequence MTKGILGRKIGMTQVFAENGNLIPVTVVEAAQNVVLQKKSVESDGYVALQVGFEDKREKLANKPEKGHVAKANTAPKRFIREFSGVDVTGYEVGQEVKVDIFAAGDVVDVTGISKGKGFQGVIKRHGQSRGPMAHGSRYHRRPGSMGPVAPNRVFKGKLLPGRMGGEQITVQNLEIVKVDVERNLLLIKGNVPGPKKALLKIKSAVKA encoded by the coding sequence ATGACCAAAGGAATCTTAGGAAGAAAGATTGGTATGACTCAAGTATTTGCAGAAAACGGCAACTTAATCCCTGTTACTGTAGTAGAAGCTGCTCAAAACGTAGTTCTTCAAAAGAAATCAGTTGAAAGCGACGGTTATGTGGCTTTACAAGTTGGTTTTGAAGACAAACGTGAAAAGTTAGCTAACAAACCAGAAAAAGGACATGTTGCTAAAGCAAACACTGCTCCTAAGCGCTTCATTCGCGAATTCAGCGGAGTTGACGTAACAGGATATGAAGTTGGTCAAGAAGTCAAAGTTGATATTTTCGCTGCTGGCGATGTAGTAGATGTAACAGGAATCTCAAAGGGTAAAGGTTTCCAAGGCGTAATCAAGCGTCACGGACAATCACGCGGCCCAATGGCTCACGGTTCACGTTATCACCGTCGTCCTGGTTCAATGGGACCTGTAGCTCCAAACCGTGTATTCAAAGGTAAATTATTACCTGGTCGCATGGGTGGAGAGCAAATTACTGTTCAAAATCTTGAAATCGTTAAGGTTGATGTTGAGCGTAACTTACTATTAATTAAAGGTAACGTTCCTGGACCTAAAAAAGCATTATTAAAGATTAAAAGTGCGGTAAAAGCGTAA
- the rpsG gene encoding 30S ribosomal protein S7, which yields MPRKGPVAKRDVLPDPLYNSKLVTRLINKMMVDGKRGKSQEILYSAFETIRERSGKEPMEIFEAAMKNIMPVLEVKARRVGGANYQVPVEVRPDRRTTLGLRWLVNYARLRGEKTMEERLANEIMDAANNSGASVKKREDTHKMAEANKAFAHYRW from the coding sequence ATGCCACGTAAAGGTCCTGTAGCAAAAAGAGACGTGTTACCAGATCCACTTTACAATTCAAAATTAGTTACTCGTCTAATCAACAAAATGATGGTTGACGGTAAAAGAGGTAAATCACAAGAAATTCTTTACTCTGCATTCGAAACAATCCGTGAACGTTCTGGTAAGGAACCAATGGAAATTTTTGAAGCAGCTATGAAGAATATCATGCCAGTACTTGAGGTAAAAGCACGCCGAGTAGGTGGAGCAAACTACCAAGTACCAGTAGAGGTACGCCCTGATCGTCGTACAACTCTTGGTCTTCGCTGGTTAGTTAACTATGCGCGTCTTCGCGGAGAAAAAACAATGGAAGAGCGTTTAGCTAATGAAATCATGGATGCAGCTAATAACAGTGGAGCATCTGTTAAAAAGCGTGAAGATACACACAAAATGGCAGAAGCAAACAAAGCGTTTGCTCACTATCGTTGGTAG
- the tuf gene encoding elongation factor Tu, protein MGKAKFDRSKPHVNIGTIGHVDHGKTTLTAAITSVLAKTGKAEARAYDQIDGAPEEKERGITISTAHVEYETDARHYAHVDCPGHADYVKNMITGAAQMDGGILVVSATDGPMPQTREHILLSRQVGVPYLVVFMNKCDMVDDEELLELVEMEIRDLLSEYDFPGDDTPVIKGSALKALEGEAAWEEKIYELMSAVDEWIPTPTRDTDKPFMMPVEDVFSITGRGTVATGRVERGVVKVGDVVEIVGFTEEPKSTTVTGVEMFRKLLDFAEAGDNIGALLRGVAREDIERGQVLAKPKSITPHTKFKAQVYVLSKEEGGRHTPFFTNYRPQFYFRTSDITGICNLPEGVEMVMPGDHIEMIVELIAPVAIEEGTKFSIREGGRTVGSGSITTITE, encoded by the coding sequence ATGGGTAAAGCTAAATTCGACCGTTCAAAGCCACACGTTAACATTGGTACAATTGGTCACGTTGACCACGGTAAAACAACTTTAACAGCTGCAATCACTTCTGTTCTTGCTAAAACTGGTAAAGCAGAAGCTCGTGCATATGATCAAATTGATGGTGCTCCAGAAGAAAAAGAGCGTGGAATCACAATCTCAACAGCACACGTTGAGTATGAAACTGATGCTCGTCACTACGCACACGTAGACTGCCCAGGACACGCTGACTATGTTAAAAACATGATCACTGGTGCTGCACAAATGGACGGCGGTATCCTAGTTGTTTCTGCAACTGACGGTCCAATGCCACAAACTCGTGAGCACATTCTTCTTTCTCGCCAAGTAGGTGTACCTTACCTTGTTGTGTTCATGAACAAGTGTGATATGGTTGATGACGAAGAACTTCTTGAATTAGTAGAAATGGAAATTCGTGATTTATTATCTGAATACGATTTCCCTGGCGATGACACTCCAGTTATCAAAGGTTCTGCTCTTAAAGCATTAGAAGGCGAAGCTGCTTGGGAAGAAAAAATCTATGAACTTATGAGTGCTGTTGATGAGTGGATTCCAACACCAACTCGTGACACTGACAAACCTTTCATGATGCCTGTTGAGGATGTATTCTCAATCACTGGCCGTGGAACAGTTGCTACTGGCCGTGTAGAACGTGGAGTAGTAAAAGTTGGGGACGTAGTTGAAATCGTAGGTTTCACTGAAGAGCCAAAATCTACTACTGTAACAGGTGTAGAAATGTTCCGTAAGCTTCTTGATTTCGCTGAAGCTGGGGACAACATTGGTGCATTACTTCGTGGTGTAGCTCGTGAAGATATCGAACGTGGTCAAGTATTGGCTAAGCCGAAATCAATCACTCCACACACAAAGTTTAAAGCACAAGTTTACGTATTATCAAAAGAAGAAGGTGGACGTCACACTCCATTCTTCACTAACTACCGTCCACAATTCTATTTCCGTACTTCTGATATTACTGGTATTTGTAATCTTCCAGAAGGCGTAGAAATGGTTATGCCTGGCGACCACATCGAAATGATCGTTGAACTTATTGCTCCTGTAGCAATCGAAGAAGGTACAAAGTTCTCTATCCGTGAAGGCGGACGTACTGTAGGTTCAGGTTCAATCACTACTATCACTGAATAA
- the rplD gene encoding 50S ribosomal protein L4, translating to MPKVSLFNQSGSQVGEIELNDSVFGIEPNQHVLFEAIVMQRASLRQGTHKVKVRSEVRGGGRKPWRQKGTGRARQGSIRSPQWRGGGTVFGPTPRSYSYKLPKKVRRLAIKSALSSKVLEENVLVLESLAFDAPKTKDFKTVLGGLSVEKKALIVTADLDENVALSARNIPGVTVVTADGINVLDVVNHDKLIMTKAAVEKVEEVLA from the coding sequence ATGCCTAAAGTTTCATTATTTAACCAAAGCGGATCTCAGGTTGGTGAAATCGAACTTAATGATTCAGTATTTGGTATCGAACCTAACCAACACGTGTTATTTGAAGCGATTGTTATGCAAAGAGCTTCTTTACGTCAAGGAACTCATAAAGTAAAAGTTCGTTCTGAAGTACGAGGCGGTGGACGTAAACCATGGCGTCAAAAAGGAACAGGTCGTGCTCGTCAAGGGTCTATCCGTTCTCCACAATGGCGCGGAGGTGGTACTGTATTTGGTCCAACACCACGCAGCTACAGCTACAAATTACCTAAAAAGGTACGTCGCTTAGCGATTAAATCTGCACTTTCTTCTAAAGTGTTAGAAGAGAATGTATTAGTATTAGAAAGCCTTGCTTTCGATGCTCCAAAAACAAAAGATTTCAAAACAGTATTAGGTGGTCTTTCTGTTGAGAAAAAAGCACTTATCGTTACTGCTGACCTTGATGAAAATGTAGCACTTTCTGCTCGTAATATTCCTGGTGTAACAGTTGTAACAGCTGACGGAATCAATGTTCTTGATGTTGTAAATCATGATAAATTAATCATGACGAAAGCTGCAGTTGAAAAAGTAGAGGAGGTGCTTGCATAA